A region from the Triticum aestivum cultivar Chinese Spring chromosome 3D, IWGSC CS RefSeq v2.1, whole genome shotgun sequence genome encodes:
- the LOC123080497 gene encoding F-box/FBD/LRR-repeat protein At1g13570 — MFHGPRRCLLPRFGPTFCSPPPLTPTAPPPPFPIAPHTKPSPSPPSPAPPPAAMETDPREIIGASGSVSRSDLRADLERRGQDPESLDLGTNMMLHILYGYLPKPPVSPTATISPAGASRVPDGVDRISRLPDVVLLDIISRLPAKDAARTAALASRWRPLWRSAPLTLVDSHLLPDGGASGPLIIGAPSPRAVTAAVSSALAAHPGPFRCVHLTCSTMEEHRGELSRWLDILVAKGVKELVFVNRPWPMDLRLPSTLFSCASLTRLYLGVWRLPDTTAVPRGARFPNLLELGLCMNVMEDRDLAFMLERSPVLEFLLIMWSQTGVRLRLVSQSLRCLQLALTCLQYIDVVDAPRLERLFQWETVPRAEPTPPGNKKRPSWIKIGRAPNLRVLGYIEPGGQELGISNTIIVAGTKENIVPSVQILAMVVQFGVRSAVKKVPGFLRCFPNLETLHVHSPTLSGEPTGKVNLKFWQEDGPIKCVLQSLKKVFFYEFRGSRSEVAFLKFIAETGRVLEQMVVVVAAECFSPGDDGVNAKLKPLTGAKWNSKACQLELFKSPRTGGGGPAYSTKIACNFGWADPFDLQYYYKAERIPVS; from the exons ATGTTTCATGGGCCCAGGAGATGCCTGCTTCCGAGATTTGGCCCAACATTCTGCTCACCACCACCACTCACTCCAACAGCGCCGCCGCCTCCATTCCCCATTGCTCCCCATACCAAACCCTCGCCGTCACCTCCCTCCCCTGCCCCTCCACCGGCGGCCATGGAGACGGACCCGCGAGAGATCATCGGCGCCTCCGGGAGCGTCTCTAGGAGCGATTTGCGCGCCGACCTTGAGCGCCGCGGCCAGGACCCCGAGTCGCTGGATCTCGGCACCAACATGATGCTCCACATCCTGTACGGCTACCTCCCGAAGCCGCCCGTCTCCCCCACCGCCACCATCTCGCCCGCCGGCGCTTCCAGGGTCCCCGACGGCGTCGACCGCATCAGCCGCCTCCCCGATGTGGTCCTCCTCGACATCATCTCCCGCCTCCCCGCCAAGGACGCCGCGCGCACGGCCGCCCTCGCCTCGCGCTGGCGCCCGCTCTGGCGCTCGGCTCCCCTTACACTTGTCGACAGCCACCTGCTTCCGGACGGCGGCGCGTCCGGGCCGCTCATCATCGGCGCTCCCTCCCCCCGCGCCGTCACCGCCGCGGTGTCCAGCGCCCTGGCGGCGCATCCGGGGCCCTTCCGGTGCGTCCACCTTACCTGCAGCACGATGGAGGAGCACCGGGGCGAGCTATCGCGCTGGCTCGACATCCTCGTCGCCAAGGGGGTCAAAGAACTCGTCTTTGTCAACCGCCCTTGGCCGATGGACCTGCGCCTCCCCTCCACGCTCTTCAGCTGCGCCTCCCTCACCCGCCTCTACCTCGGCGTGTGGAGGCTCCCGGACACCACAGCCGTACCGCGCGGCGCCAGATTCCCCAACCTCCTGGAGCTCGGGCTCTGCATGAATGTCATGGAGGACCGTGATCTGGCCTTCATGCTCGAAAGAAGCCCCGTCCTGGAGTTCCTCCTCATCATGTGGAGCCAGACCGGAGTGCGCCTCCGCCTCGTCAGCCAAAGCCTGCGATGTCTTCAGCTGGCCCTTACCTGCTTGCAGTACATCGACGTGGTGGATGCACCTCGCCTCGAGAGGCTCTTCCAATGGGAAACTGTTCCCAGGGCCGAGCCCACTCCCCCCGGCAACAAGAAACGCCCTTCCTGGATCAAGATTGGCCGTGCACCCAACCTGCGTGTGCTGGGATACATTGAGCCAGGAGGGCAGGAATTGGGGATTAGCAACACCATCATCGTG GCTGGGACCAAGGAGAACATTGTCCCTAGTGTCCAGATTTTGGCCATGGTGGTGCAGTTCGGTGTCCGCAGCGCTGTGAAGAAAGTGCCTGGCTTCCTCAGATGCTTCCCCAACCTGGAGACGCTCCATGTCCAT TCCCCCACCTTATCTGGAGAGCCCACTGGCAAGGTGAATCTCAAGTTCTGGCAGGAGGATGGTCCCATCAAATGCGTCCTGCAGAGCTTGAAGAAGGTGTTCTTCTATGAGTTCCGAGGGTCGAGAAGCGAGGTTGCTTTCCTCAAGTTCATCGCGGAGACAGGGCGGGTGCTGGAGCAGATGGTGGTCGTGGTGGCTGCGGAATGTTTCTCTCCGGGGGATGATGGTGTGAATGCCAAGCTGAAGCCTCTGACGGGTGCGAAATGGAACAGCAAAGCTTGCCAACTAGAGCTCTTCAAGAGCCCGCGCACTGGCGGGGGAGGCCCTGCTTACAGCACCAAGATAGCTTGTAATTTTGGGTGGGCTGACCCTTTTGACCTCCAGTACTACTACAAAGCAGAAAGGATCCCTGTAAGTTAG